The following proteins come from a genomic window of Sphingobium cloacae:
- a CDS encoding helix-turn-helix domain-containing protein produces MQQNGRRFRRIDREGYAAKYNGEHRLVVERVIGRRLKRNEVVICLDGNNDNHAPANLFLLPNQKEFGLLKMGAVPWPEASNLRSYRARGYIRPDVIVVLHEWENDKRLNPKSKRYITRHPQADEIIMRRRAGTSVRQLAKDFGTSMSTMAQTIRNRL; encoded by the coding sequence GTGCAGCAGAACGGGCGGAGGTTTCGCAGGATCGACCGCGAGGGCTATGCCGCGAAATATAATGGCGAGCATCGGCTTGTCGTCGAACGCGTCATTGGCCGGCGGCTCAAACGGAACGAGGTCGTGATTTGCCTGGACGGCAACAACGACAATCATGCGCCCGCGAACCTGTTCCTGTTGCCGAACCAGAAGGAATTTGGTCTGTTGAAAATGGGGGCCGTACCCTGGCCTGAAGCCTCGAACCTGCGCTCCTATCGCGCCCGGGGATATATCCGGCCTGACGTGATCGTCGTTCTGCATGAGTGGGAGAATGACAAGCGCCTGAACCCGAAATCAAAGCGGTATATCACGAGGCACCCCCAAGCGGACGAGATCATAATGCGCAGACGCGCCGGAACCAGTGTGCGCCAGCTGGCTAAGGATTTCGGCACAAGTATGAGCACGATGGCGCAAACCATCCGCAACCGGCTTTAG
- a CDS encoding DUF433 domain-containing protein, translating into MPATARLFTPSEAAAVTGIGVKAVNNAIDKQIVKAAKPAPGAGSARRALTVDDLLRVKLWYKVGDILSQERRERLFDAIRQQPKARTVKADDLLIIDVGEARKQIAARTRDLEAAEAMVSQDKEVMGGEPVFRGTRIPVRLIASMLTEGTDAAEILEGYPRLGERQLTLATIWVSAHPRRGRPKSLKDRGFKLKSVRRTTLRRDPRATGTGTAG; encoded by the coding sequence ATGCCTGCCACCGCTCGCCTCTTTACGCCAAGCGAAGCTGCTGCCGTCACCGGCATCGGAGTGAAAGCCGTCAACAACGCAATCGACAAGCAGATCGTCAAGGCCGCCAAGCCCGCTCCTGGTGCCGGATCGGCACGACGAGCGCTGACGGTGGACGATCTGCTGCGCGTGAAGCTCTGGTACAAGGTAGGTGATATTCTGTCCCAGGAACGGCGCGAACGGCTGTTCGACGCGATCCGCCAGCAACCGAAGGCGAGGACCGTGAAAGCCGACGATCTTCTGATCATTGACGTTGGTGAGGCGCGCAAGCAGATCGCTGCGCGCACGCGTGATCTCGAAGCGGCGGAAGCGATGGTAAGCCAGGACAAAGAGGTGATGGGCGGGGAGCCCGTCTTCAGGGGAACGCGTATTCCGGTTCGGCTGATTGCGTCTATGCTCACCGAGGGCACGGACGCCGCGGAGATACTGGAGGGTTATCCCAGGCTCGGCGAGCGCCAGCTCACACTGGCGACGATATGGGTTTCGGCACATCCCCGCCGGGGACGGCCGAAGTCGCTCAAGGATCGCGGTTTCAAGCTAAAGTCCGTCAGGCGCACCACGCTGAGGCGGGATCCTCGGGCAACCGGGACGGGCACAGCCGGGTGA
- a CDS encoding DUF5615 family PIN-like protein, whose amino-acid sequence MNLLIDECLHTSLVAVAVARGHQASHINWLGLSGEADWDLMPRIIGNDFTFVTNNAADFRRLYAQQPLHAGLVIIVPQVPPAQQRELLEIVLDEFREGGDPVNEAIEIRIEDGEAVIERYSLPDSDEA is encoded by the coding sequence GTGAATCTGCTGATCGATGAATGTCTGCATACCTCGCTCGTCGCGGTAGCGGTGGCGCGTGGGCATCAGGCCAGCCACATAAACTGGCTCGGACTCAGCGGCGAGGCCGATTGGGACCTGATGCCCCGCATCATCGGCAATGACTTCACGTTCGTCACCAACAATGCTGCGGACTTTCGCCGACTCTATGCGCAGCAGCCACTTCACGCTGGTCTCGTCATCATCGTCCCGCAAGTGCCGCCCGCCCAGCAACGGGAACTACTGGAGATCGTTCTCGATGAATTCCGCGAAGGAGGCGATCCCGTAAACGAGGCGATCGAAATCCGGATAGAGGATGGTGAGGCGGTGATCGAACGATACAGCCTGCCAGATTCCGACGAGGCATAG
- a CDS encoding HigA family addiction module antitoxin, whose translation MKTEIVEPAQVSVTALAQHFGVSRQALSTLLNGNANLSADMAIRFEKALGIKADTLLRMQTTYELAQAREHEQDIKVQKFARAA comes from the coding sequence TTGAAGACGGAAATTGTGGAACCCGCGCAGGTTAGCGTGACGGCTTTGGCCCAGCATTTTGGCGTATCGAGGCAGGCCTTGAGCACCTTACTGAATGGCAATGCGAACCTGTCTGCCGATATGGCCATCCGGTTTGAGAAGGCCCTCGGCATCAAGGCCGACACTCTATTGCGGATGCAGACGACTTATGAGCTGGCCCAGGCCCGCGAGCATGAGCAGGATATTAAGGTTCAAAAGTTCGCTAGAGCAGCCTGA
- a CDS encoding IS5 family transposase, with product MVAWTGIARREHSREGLRYPSDMTDAEWALAAPFVPPARRGGRPRTTEMREVLNAMLYIAASGCAWRLLPKCFPPISTVRRYFYAWRDAGLFDAINTVLVMNLREIEGREASPSAGVIDSQSVKTTESGEISGYDAGKKVKGRKRHILTDTCGFLIFILVHAADIQDRDGAVDVLAAIRKRFPWLRHIFADGGYAGDKLRSALAGMGKWTIEIIKRSDKAKGFQVLPRRWVVERTFAWLGRCRRLAKDWERSIASSTAWALIASIRMLTRRTARLCLN from the coding sequence ATGGTGGCATGGACTGGTATTGCCCGGCGTGAGCATAGTCGGGAAGGTTTGCGATATCCATCGGATATGACGGACGCGGAGTGGGCGCTGGCAGCGCCTTTCGTTCCACCGGCGAGGCGAGGTGGCCGTCCCCGGACTACCGAGATGCGCGAGGTTTTGAACGCGATGCTGTACATCGCGGCGAGTGGGTGTGCGTGGCGGCTTCTGCCGAAGTGCTTTCCTCCGATATCGACGGTGCGGCGCTATTTCTATGCCTGGCGCGATGCCGGTCTGTTCGACGCGATCAACACGGTGCTGGTCATGAACCTGCGGGAAATCGAAGGGCGTGAAGCTTCGCCCAGCGCCGGAGTGATCGACAGCCAATCGGTCAAGACCACCGAAAGTGGTGAAATTTCGGGCTATGACGCGGGCAAAAAGGTGAAAGGCCGGAAGCGACATATCCTGACGGACACCTGCGGCTTCCTCATCTTCATCCTCGTACATGCCGCCGATATTCAGGACCGAGATGGGGCCGTCGATGTGCTGGCAGCCATTCGCAAACGGTTTCCCTGGCTGCGACACATCTTTGCCGATGGCGGTTACGCAGGCGATAAGCTGCGATCCGCCTTGGCTGGCATGGGCAAATGGACGATCGAAATCATCAAGCGATCGGACAAGGCGAAAGGCTTTCAGGTGCTGCCCCGCAGATGGGTGGTCGAACGGACTTTCGCCTGGCTCGGGCGCTGTCGTCGGCTCGCAAAAGACTGGGAGCGATCCATCGCCTCGTCCACCGCTTGGGCCCTCATCGCCTCAATACGCATGCTCACGCGCAGAACCGCAAGGCTTTGCCTGAATTGA
- a CDS encoding type II toxin-antitoxin system RelE/ParE family toxin: protein MEIESIRHKGLRRFFETGNTKGLVGDAGRLRKMLAFIDAAESFEELSVPPNFGLHELTGDRKGIWSMTVTRNWRMTFGLNDEGALIDMDLEDYHGA, encoded by the coding sequence ATGGAAATCGAAAGCATCAGGCACAAAGGCCTGCGCCGCTTCTTTGAGACGGGCAACACTAAAGGCCTGGTTGGGGATGCTGGGCGACTGCGCAAGATGCTCGCTTTCATCGACGCTGCGGAAAGCTTCGAAGAACTGTCAGTGCCTCCGAACTTCGGATTGCATGAGCTGACAGGCGATCGGAAGGGGATTTGGTCGATGACGGTTACGAGAAACTGGCGGATGACCTTCGGGTTGAATGACGAAGGCGCGCTAATCGATATGGATCTGGAGGATTATCATGGCGCTTGA
- a CDS encoding DUF3325 family protein: protein MSGLHLAILALSFLGFVALAIGTGRYAKHLLRTVPSPQWRTAARVGGWLLLAAALALGVTGLVTAGERMKTTPYSALSVALLLTRKDEWRRI, encoded by the coding sequence ATGAGCGGGCTACATCTTGCCATATTGGCGCTGAGCTTCCTCGGCTTCGTCGCGCTCGCCATCGGCACCGGGCGTTATGCTAAGCATCTGCTGCGCACCGTGCCCTCGCCTCAATGGCGAACGGCGGCAAGGGTCGGCGGCTGGCTGTTGCTTGCCGCCGCATTGGCGCTCGGTGTCACCGGGCTTGTGACCGCGGGTGAGCGCATGAAAACTACCCCATATAGCGCGCTGAGTGTCGCGCTGCTTCTGACCCGCAAGGATGAATGGCGGCGGATATGA
- a CDS encoding iron transporter, which translates to MSKGKSVSASYRWAVALRVAGAFLGGYALISAATVVLALIWPLPKAQAVLSATMLSFTLYTVFILWAFHARSLRRVWGIALGGTAILSLAAWLLGAGGAA; encoded by the coding sequence ATGAGCAAAGGCAAATCCGTGTCGGCCAGCTATCGCTGGGCGGTTGCATTGCGGGTCGCGGGCGCCTTCCTTGGCGGCTATGCGCTGATTTCAGCCGCCACCGTGGTGCTGGCGCTGATCTGGCCGCTGCCCAAGGCGCAGGCCGTACTCTCGGCGACGATGCTGAGTTTCACCCTCTATACCGTCTTCATCCTCTGGGCTTTCCATGCGCGCAGCCTCCGCCGGGTCTGGGGCATCGCGCTGGGCGGGACGGCGATTCTGAGTCTGGCGGCATGGCTGCTGGGCGCGGGGGGCGCGGCATGA
- a CDS encoding PepSY-associated TM helix domain-containing protein: MKQTFRQSMAWLHTWAGLVAGWVLFFVFVTGTAGYFQQEITRWMQPERVANPAPVETDRNVLTDKAMKRLGEVAPVAASWQISFPYRNPGDRSWQAFSIRWEEMPIGGHEYGDSSSERLNPITGTVLPPDPEPRETAGGGGLYSMHYALHYLPYDWAIRIVGIATMLMLLAIVSGVITHKKIFKDFFTFRPGKGQRSWLDAHNVVSVMALPFFLMITYSGLVFYLFAYMPAGKDVIYGTDPKTSGAYYDELYEGGEHKHAPTGRPVAPLAPMIDAAAKAWGMEQIASLTVERHEGEVPEVVVSHVPVGLTPYDAAKLRFDANTGARLPDEPNPGGAPGATQSVLYTLHEGSYADIWGRWVYFASGLLGCGMIGTGLVLWTVKRRRFHLNEDRGSQEHFGLRLVESLNVATIAGLPLAVAGFFWANRLLPIGMMDRAAWEYHSLFALWLGTFFYALGRPLRRAWIELLWASCFAFAAVPVLNALTTERGLPASLAQGDWVFAGFDLTMLGLAAAFACMARKVQRRLRSVAPAPAPQPVLREAKI; encoded by the coding sequence ATGAAACAAACATTTCGTCAATCGATGGCTTGGCTCCACACTTGGGCAGGACTGGTGGCTGGCTGGGTGCTGTTCTTCGTCTTCGTGACGGGGACGGCGGGTTATTTCCAGCAGGAGATTACCCGCTGGATGCAGCCCGAGCGTGTCGCCAATCCCGCCCCGGTCGAGACCGATCGCAATGTTCTCACAGACAAGGCCATGAAGCGGCTGGGCGAAGTCGCGCCCGTTGCGGCGAGCTGGCAGATCAGCTTTCCGTATCGGAATCCGGGGGACCGATCCTGGCAGGCCTTCTCGATCCGCTGGGAAGAGATGCCAATCGGAGGCCATGAATATGGCGACAGCAGCAGCGAGCGCCTGAACCCGATCACCGGCACGGTGCTGCCGCCTGATCCTGAGCCGCGCGAGACGGCTGGCGGCGGCGGCCTCTACAGCATGCATTATGCGCTGCATTATCTTCCCTATGACTGGGCGATCAGGATCGTCGGCATCGCCACGATGCTGATGCTGCTGGCGATCGTCAGCGGGGTCATCACCCACAAGAAGATTTTCAAGGACTTCTTCACCTTCCGGCCCGGAAAGGGCCAGCGCTCATGGCTGGACGCGCACAATGTCGTGAGCGTGATGGCGCTGCCCTTCTTCCTGATGATTACCTATAGCGGGCTGGTCTTCTACCTGTTCGCTTACATGCCTGCGGGCAAGGACGTGATCTACGGGACCGACCCGAAAACGAGCGGCGCTTATTATGACGAACTCTATGAAGGCGGCGAACACAAGCACGCGCCGACAGGTCGCCCAGTAGCTCCGCTCGCCCCGATGATCGATGCGGCCGCCAAGGCCTGGGGCATGGAGCAGATCGCCTCGCTCACCGTCGAGCGACACGAGGGCGAAGTGCCCGAAGTGGTGGTTTCCCATGTGCCGGTCGGCCTCACGCCTTACGATGCTGCAAAGCTGCGCTTCGATGCGAACACAGGCGCGCGTTTGCCCGACGAGCCCAATCCCGGCGGCGCACCCGGCGCGACGCAGAGCGTGCTCTACACCCTTCATGAAGGGAGCTATGCCGACATTTGGGGGCGGTGGGTCTATTTCGCGTCCGGCCTGCTCGGCTGCGGCATGATCGGCACCGGGCTTGTCCTGTGGACGGTGAAGCGGCGCCGCTTCCACCTCAATGAGGATCGCGGGAGCCAGGAGCATTTCGGGCTGAGGCTGGTCGAGAGCCTGAACGTCGCCACCATTGCGGGCCTGCCGCTGGCGGTGGCCGGCTTCTTCTGGGCCAATCGCCTGTTGCCCATCGGCATGATGGACCGGGCGGCGTGGGAATATCACAGCCTGTTCGCGCTGTGGCTGGGCACGTTCTTCTACGCCCTTGGCCGTCCGCTGCGCCGCGCGTGGATCGAACTTCTCTGGGCAAGTTGCTTTGCCTTTGCAGCTGTTCCTGTTCTCAATGCGTTGACCACCGAACGCGGCCTCCCGGCCTCGCTGGCGCAGGGTGACTGGGTGTTTGCCGGGTTCGACCTCACCATGCTGGGCCTCGCCGCGGCCTTCGCCTGCATGGCGCGAAAGGTGCAGCGGCGTCTGCGGTCCGTAGCACCCGCCCCGGCCCCGCAACCCGTGCTGCGGGAGGCGAAGATATGA
- a CDS encoding TonB-dependent siderophore receptor: MTSISNDDTSYPLAASRVTIAENETSATAAANLASNRVSVTAGSGREANAGLTSNQVSYAGVEGAAGAGGGGFAYTSDPAATEGTGTYAAQAVTMFKGAKSLREIPQSVSVMTREQMDDQGFARTEDALRHMAGVRLDGFPDTRNINVRGFRAGEQLDGVPMLATGFSMDPAIYDRLELVRGPSGLLTGSGEPGGSVNYVRKRPLDRFAVAANLAGGSWKNLRAEVDVSGPLSDDGALRGRVVGVLHDRDFYYDVAHERRKLVCGILEYDLTQRDTIAVSALGMENVNNRNWGLPRYSDGTLPGRTAFVGSNAPSPVETQEYIADYRHDFGNDWKSKITYTRRKVDFVQRSVWGDSAVDITTGLGDAYGLYARDINTYSGWDANITGPFALFGRTHTITAGYNWSKNYRNYRAYDMTVFEDVPLLDQHNWGNVLDGSNPGKRFEITKQSGFYASGNFKLLEPLTLVLGGRWTDYSYKVRQLGSSQWVKQPQAANGKFTPYAGLIAELTRQWSLYGSYASIFVPQSVKDYAGNMLDPRTGEQFELGMKGAIIDDKLNVSLAVYQLRDKNRAITDDDPSHICAENWNLLCSKAAGKIQSRGIEAEISGTLAPGLNISASYTYNHTKYLEDSNSANVGKTVEPFKNPKHLFKLWAQYQPGENVLDGALTKWTFGTGLIAQSHIYTDDSGPRYQQAGYVIASAKLGYRFNDHFDAALDVDNLFDHEYIDLLGYDGYYNYWGEPRSFRLTLRAKY; the protein is encoded by the coding sequence GTGACCTCGATCAGCAACGATGATACGTCATACCCGCTCGCCGCTTCCCGTGTCACGATCGCTGAAAACGAGACCTCCGCGACCGCTGCCGCCAATCTCGCGAGCAACAGGGTGTCGGTCACGGCGGGCTCAGGGCGCGAGGCCAACGCCGGGCTCACGTCGAACCAGGTCAGCTATGCCGGTGTCGAGGGAGCAGCTGGCGCAGGAGGTGGCGGCTTTGCCTATACAAGCGATCCGGCCGCGACCGAGGGCACCGGCACCTACGCTGCCCAAGCCGTTACAATGTTCAAAGGCGCGAAATCGCTGCGAGAAATACCGCAGTCCGTATCGGTGATGACCCGCGAGCAAATGGACGATCAGGGTTTCGCCCGCACTGAGGACGCTCTGCGTCATATGGCCGGCGTACGTCTCGATGGCTTTCCCGATACCCGAAATATCAACGTTCGGGGTTTCAGAGCAGGCGAGCAGCTCGACGGTGTACCCATGCTCGCGACCGGCTTCAGCATGGATCCGGCGATTTACGACAGGCTGGAACTGGTGCGCGGTCCGTCCGGCCTGCTCACCGGATCCGGGGAGCCCGGCGGCTCGGTGAACTATGTCCGCAAGAGGCCGCTGGACCGCTTCGCGGTCGCGGCGAATCTGGCCGGAGGTTCCTGGAAGAACTTACGCGCGGAAGTGGATGTAAGCGGTCCGCTGAGCGACGATGGCGCGTTGCGAGGGCGTGTGGTGGGTGTGCTACACGACAGGGATTTCTACTATGACGTCGCGCATGAGCGGCGCAAGCTTGTCTGTGGCATTCTCGAATATGATCTCACGCAGCGCGACACGATCGCGGTTTCTGCGCTGGGTATGGAAAACGTCAATAATCGCAACTGGGGATTGCCGCGCTATTCCGACGGCACGCTGCCGGGGCGTACAGCATTCGTCGGCAGCAACGCACCCTCACCAGTGGAAACGCAAGAATATATAGCCGATTACCGCCACGATTTCGGCAACGACTGGAAATCGAAAATCACCTACACGCGTCGGAAAGTTGATTTTGTGCAGCGGTCGGTCTGGGGCGACTCCGCAGTCGACATCACCACCGGGCTTGGAGATGCATACGGGCTATATGCCCGTGACATCAACACCTACTCCGGTTGGGATGCGAATATCACCGGGCCGTTTGCACTGTTCGGTCGGACACATACGATTACCGCTGGCTACAACTGGTCAAAAAATTATCGCAATTACCGGGCTTACGATATGACCGTGTTCGAGGACGTACCTCTTCTGGATCAGCATAATTGGGGAAATGTGCTGGACGGCTCCAACCCCGGTAAGCGCTTCGAGATCACCAAGCAAAGCGGATTTTATGCATCGGGCAATTTTAAGCTGCTCGAACCGTTGACGCTGGTGCTTGGCGGCCGCTGGACCGACTATTCCTACAAGGTCCGCCAGCTTGGATCATCGCAATGGGTGAAACAGCCGCAGGCCGCCAATGGCAAGTTCACACCCTATGCGGGCCTGATCGCAGAGTTGACCCGGCAATGGTCACTCTACGGCAGCTATGCCAGTATCTTCGTGCCCCAAAGCGTCAAGGACTATGCGGGCAACATGCTTGATCCGCGCACGGGGGAACAATTTGAACTTGGAATGAAGGGTGCGATCATCGACGATAAGTTGAACGTATCGCTGGCCGTCTACCAGTTGCGTGACAAAAATCGTGCGATCACTGACGATGATCCAAGCCACATCTGCGCTGAAAATTGGAATCTTCTGTGTTCGAAAGCTGCGGGTAAAATTCAAAGCCGTGGCATCGAAGCCGAGATTTCCGGCACGCTGGCGCCGGGCCTGAATATTTCCGCCAGCTATACCTATAATCACACCAAATATCTGGAGGACAGCAATTCTGCCAATGTCGGGAAGACAGTTGAACCCTTCAAAAATCCGAAACACCTTTTCAAGCTGTGGGCACAGTATCAACCGGGTGAAAATGTGCTGGATGGCGCCCTCACCAAATGGACGTTCGGCACCGGCCTCATCGCGCAGAGTCATATCTACACGGATGACAGCGGGCCCCGTTACCAGCAGGCCGGGTATGTCATCGCCTCCGCCAAACTTGGATATCGCTTCAACGATCATTTTGATGCCGCACTCGACGTCGATAACCTGTTCGACCACGAATATATCGATCTGTTGGGCTACGATGGCTATTACAACTACTGGGGTGAGCCTCGCAGCTTCCGTCTGACGCTTCGGGCCAAATACTGA
- a CDS encoding RNA polymerase sigma factor has product MPTNTLALQRLLLAERPSLLRQISRLVGRDGAEDVAQKLWLKAQRVRDDPPIVNPRAYLRRLAHNAAIDHMKGEQQEATVAERAEALLWGVDYDLGSERIVESRDTLEHIHAAIMALPEPTRTIMRLTRFEGLTQRETAKQVGLTSTTVENHLRRALALLARIRDGEGDLI; this is encoded by the coding sequence ATGCCGACGAATACCCTTGCCTTGCAACGCCTTCTTCTTGCCGAGCGCCCATCGCTGCTTCGGCAGATAAGCCGATTGGTCGGGCGCGATGGCGCAGAAGACGTCGCGCAAAAGCTGTGGCTGAAGGCCCAGCGCGTTCGCGACGATCCGCCGATCGTCAATCCGAGGGCCTATCTGCGCCGCCTCGCGCATAACGCCGCAATCGACCACATGAAGGGCGAGCAGCAAGAGGCGACCGTCGCCGAGCGGGCTGAAGCGCTGCTATGGGGGGTCGACTATGACTTGGGTTCCGAGCGGATCGTCGAATCCCGCGACACGCTTGAGCACATCCATGCCGCGATCATGGCGTTGCCGGAGCCGACCCGCACCATCATGAGGCTCACCCGGTTCGAAGGACTGACGCAGCGCGAGACCGCAAAGCAGGTCGGCTTAACGTCGACCACGGTGGAAAATCATCTCCGCCGTGCGCTCGCATTGCTTGCTCGCATCCGAGACGGAGAAGGCGACCTCATATGA
- a CDS encoding FecR family protein, translating into MSEERALRDRAQYWVARLVAKDISESEIVELETWLASNPRHKHAFARERALWQDLSAVAEAFAQPASKPVPLSGARRFFPRRRIMQAAPVALAASFAAVFFMPSILIGLRADYQAPVGAVRSVALPDGTTVSLDSGSAISMAFDGDRRVVHLLAGRAWFDVRHESRPFLVEAAGGQTRDIGTAFEVRRESHIVEVGVTHGAVRIHAPNDTDSPILRAGDRASYDAKGFVRLSSQPAAYVAAWRKGELLFDKVPIETALAEIARYRHAPVWTFGDFGKAPPVSGLFLSARPDEALETIVRMRGLRMTTLPGGIRIIQPNRGI; encoded by the coding sequence GTGAGCGAAGAACGCGCTCTTCGCGACCGCGCGCAATATTGGGTGGCGCGGCTTGTCGCCAAGGACATCAGCGAAAGCGAGATTGTGGAACTCGAGACGTGGCTGGCGTCCAATCCGCGCCACAAGCATGCCTTCGCACGCGAACGCGCACTTTGGCAGGATCTCTCCGCCGTTGCCGAAGCGTTCGCCCAACCGGCCTCGAAGCCGGTGCCGCTTTCCGGCGCCCGTCGGTTCTTCCCGCGCCGACGGATCATGCAGGCTGCACCGGTTGCGTTGGCCGCGAGCTTCGCCGCAGTATTCTTCATGCCGTCGATCCTGATCGGCCTCCGCGCCGACTATCAGGCGCCCGTCGGCGCGGTCCGATCGGTCGCGCTGCCCGACGGTACGACCGTGTCGCTCGACAGCGGATCTGCGATCTCCATGGCATTCGATGGCGACAGGCGCGTCGTTCACCTTCTGGCGGGGCGCGCCTGGTTCGACGTCCGTCATGAAAGCCGGCCTTTCCTCGTCGAAGCGGCCGGTGGGCAAACGCGGGACATCGGCACAGCTTTCGAGGTGCGCCGGGAAAGCCATATTGTCGAAGTCGGCGTGACCCATGGTGCGGTACGCATCCACGCGCCGAACGATACCGACAGTCCGATCCTGCGCGCCGGCGACCGGGCAAGCTACGACGCGAAAGGCTTCGTGCGGCTATCATCGCAGCCCGCGGCCTATGTGGCCGCCTGGCGCAAGGGCGAGTTGTTGTTCGACAAAGTGCCGATCGAGACCGCGCTCGCCGAGATCGCGCGCTATCGGCATGCGCCGGTGTGGACCTTCGGCGATTTCGGCAAGGCGCCGCCGGTCAGCGGCCTGTTCCTGAGCGCCCGGCCGGATGAGGCGCTTGAGACCATCGTCCGCATGCGTGGCCTGCGGATGACCACGCTCCCCGGCGGCATTCGGATCATCCAGCCCAACCGGGGAATCTGA